A genome region from Brassica oleracea var. oleracea cultivar TO1000 chromosome C2, BOL, whole genome shotgun sequence includes the following:
- the LOC106327130 gene encoding SH3 domain-binding glutamic acid-rich protein-like: protein MVKLLTDGHGFGPHLSAARSSKRQRVGEAEERGKNEEAEKLQKKEEADDNEAEKPQENERAGDEEAEKLQENERGDNEEAEKLQEKEEGNDGEAEKLQD, encoded by the coding sequence ATGGTCAAACTCTTGACCGATGGACATGGATTTGGACCACATCTTTCTGCTGCGCGATCCTCCAAGAGACAGCGAGTTGGAGAGGCAGAAGAGAGAGGTAAAAATGAAGAAGCAGAGAAGCTGCAGAAGAAAGAGGAAGCTGACGATAATGAAGCAGAGAAGCCGCAGGAGAATGAGAGAGCTGGCGATGAAGAAGCAGAGAAGCTGCAGGAGAATGAGAGAGGTGACAATGAAGAAGCAGAGAAGCTGCAGGAGAAAGAGGAAGGTAACGATGGAGAAGCAGAGAAGCTTCAGGATTAG
- the LOC106324236 gene encoding uncharacterized protein LOC106324236, with protein MGVRIIEEENCSSADYRLGYPNTPLPHVFEGNMINEAGEGEESAGEDEVTEPSSNWMLYCAIVEECIENNLTKDETERYVQEVHQIPLQHTNRVWDHLERMYPDLFIAYNARMRERNARIPQRVAKPSPPEVTSARRRKVRGTKKEYRLSPPPYCRPLLTDINVPAASPQEAASYANALQNQNLQASQQQPAYPNDFWQQLLSTLGQIKSNTQYLNTLGQIQSNTDQMVKLLTDGHGFGPHLSAARSSKRQRVGEAEERGKNEEAEKLQKKEEADDNEAEKPQENERAGDEEAEKLQEKEEGNDGEAEKLQD; from the exons ATGGGTGTACGAATCATAGAGGAGGAGAACTGTTCATCAGCGGACTACCGACTTGGTTATCCAAACACTCCTCTTCCACATGTTTTTGAAGGCAATATGATTAATGAGGCCGGAGAAGGTGAAGAATCTGCAGGCGAAGATGAAGTGACAGAGCCAAGCAGTAACTGGATGCTG TATTGTGCGATAGTAGAGGAATGCATTGAAAACAACCTGACCAAGGATGAAACTGAGAGATATGTACAAGAAGTCCACCAAATCCCACTTCAACATACCAACCGAG TTTGGGATCATCTTGAAAGGATGTATCCAGATTTGTTCATAGCGTACAATGCAAGGATGCGTGAGCGCAATGCAAGAATCCCTCAGCGCGTTGCGAAAC CTTCACCACCAGAGGTAACTTCCGCAAGGAGACGTAAAGTGCGTGGGACTAAGAAAGAATACCGTCTATCTCCTCCTCCTTATTGTCGCC CTTTGTTGACTGATATAAATGTCCCGGCTGCATCACCACAAGAAGCTGCTTCTTATGCTAATGCTCTACAGAACCAAAACCTTCAAGCCTCCCAGCAGCAGCCAGCTTATCCCA ACGACTTTTGGCAGCAGCTTTTGAGTACTTTGGGTCAGATAAAGAGTAATACACAGTATTTGAATACTTTGGGTCAGATTCAGAGTAATACAGACCAAATGGTCAAACTCTTGACCGATGGACATGGATTTGGACCACATCTTTCTGCTGCGCGATCCTCCAAGAGACAGCGAGTTGGAGAGGCAGAAGAGAGAGGTAAAAATGAAGAAGCAGAGAAGCTGCAGAAGAAAGAGGAAGCTGACGATAATGAAGCAGAGAAGCCGCAGGAGAATGAGAGAGCTGGCGATGAAGAAGCAGAGAAGCTGCAGGAGAAAGAGGAAGGTAACGATGGAGAAGCAGAGAAGCTTCAGGATTAG